The stretch of DNA GGCACCGCCTTGGTGAGCGCCCGGGTGCGCGGGTCGAGCACGAAGATCGCGTAGATGGTCTCGCGGGTCTTCTCGACGTGGCGGATGTGCTCCAGGGTCTGGCCGACCGTCCATGTGCCCGGCACCGTGACGAACTCGGTGGTCATCAGCGAGCCGACCGTCTCCTCGCCGTAGGCTGAGAGTCGGTCCACCGCGCCCCGGGTCTCGGCGTCGAGGCGGGCGCGCAGGTCGGAGCGGCCGGGCTCCTCGATCTCGCGGAACACGTCGGTGACCCGGTCGGCCGACATGCCCGACAGGTAGGCCGCGACCCGGTCGCGCGGCAGCATCTCGATGATGTCGGCGACGCAGTCGAGTTCCGGCTGATCGAGCACCTCGATCGCCCGCTCCACCGGCAGGCCCAGCAGGATGGCGGCAGCGACCTCGGGGGCCTCGTCGTTGAGCTTCTCGACGATATCCGGGGCGCGCTCGTCCGAGAGACGCGCGGCCAGCACGGACGGGTCGACGCGCGTATCGAAGAGGGCGATCTCGTTCATGGCCTCGCCTCGTGGGTTACGAGACGACGCGGCGCCGGTCATCCTGGGTCAAGGCCGTAGCCGGCAGCCGCGCCGGTCGCCCCGCGGCCAGGCCTCTCAGCGGCTCAGGCGGGACGACGGCACGGGGCCGGGCACGGCAGGCACGATCGGTCGGGCACGTCGCTTCGCGGGTCGCTGCTGAATGGGAGCGCGGCGTCGCCGGAGACGATAGCGCGCGGCTGCGTCGTGCGCCCGCGCGGAAGGCCCGTCAAGCCGAAACAGTTCCCGATCCCGTGCGTTCCGACCACCCGCTGCACTCCGCGCGCCGGTGTCGCACCGCGGCACCAACCCCCTCCACGGAGGATAGCGGCCTCCCTATGAGAAATATAAGTGTTGCGCTCGCTTGTATTGCGTCCAAGATATTGCCTATATGCCTCTCAGCAACAGCGAGGAGAAGCGCCATGGCTTGGTCTGCCCCGATCGTGTCCGAGATCTGCGTCGGCATGGAAGTCACCAGCTACGAGTCGGCTGAGATCGACACCTTCAACTAAGTCACTGTGATCCGAGGTGAAATATGCCTCGGTCAACGTGGTCTCAAACTAAAATATCCGAAATTCTCCAGGAGGAAAACATGGCTTGGTCTGCCCCGATCGTGTCCGAGATCTGCGTCGGCATGGAAGTCACCAGCTACGAGTCGGCTGAGATCGACACCTTCAACTAAGTCGACGACCGCACGGTTTGGGCGCCGCTTCACTCGAAGCGGCGCTTTTCGTTTGTGCGCCGTCCTGGCCTGCGCCTACGCCCTGCGAGACCTTCCGGCATCGGATTGCTTGGGCTGAGACCGGAGGTTCGTCCCGGCTCCGGCGCCTCGCAGGACGCCGGACCGGCCGATACCGCCTCACCGCACGAAGAGC from Methylobacterium sp. PvR107 encodes:
- the pqqA gene encoding pyrroloquinoline quinone precursor peptide PqqA yields the protein MAWSAPIVSEICVGMEVTSYESAEIDTFN